The genomic interval TGGCATAGGTCGGGAACACTTCTCCGTTGCAAAACGGCCATGTATTGCCGCATCCTTTTCCCGAACCCGTTTTGGTCACCAGCGCTCCCATGAGCAATATGAGATAAAGCCCGAACGCGGTAGTCCATGCAAACCATTTCAATCCTCGACTCACCATGGTCCCTCCTCTGACGCACCACCTTCGTCCCTATCATAACACAGCACGCAAAAATTAGACCCGTTACCAGAAAAAGAGGCACAAACTTGCCACAGACCGGTTCGTTCCCTGCGTTCTGCTGGTAAAAAAACTGACTTTCTCTCTTCCCTGCCCTTGAAGTATCATGATCATGAAACCGACGCATCGTGGGAGGAAGTGCCATGGACATCCAATCGCCACTGACCGTCTCCGATATCCTGAAGCGCCCGCTGTTTCGGCACGCCAAAGTGGCGGCAGGCTCCCGCGGCCTGAACCGCGAGGTGAAATGGGTTCACATCCTGGAGATCATGGACGGATCATCTTATGTGCGGGGGAACGAAATGATTCTCATGACCGGGGTGGGGCTGGGGGAGGAAAAGGAGTTGAAGGTACAGTTCGTTCGCGAATTGTGGGAAAGTGGCGTGTCCGCCCTGGCCATCGAATTGGTCCATCAATTCGTCCACCTGTCCGAGGAAGCCAAAGCCTTTGCCGACCAGCACGCCTTCCCGATCATCGTGTTTGAAGAACCGGTTTCCTTCATTGAGATCACACAGGACATTCACGGTGATCTGATCCATCGTCATCACCGGCAGTTGCTGGCGTTGGAACGGCTCTCCCATCAATTTCACCAGCTGGTACTGAAACCACAGGGAGTGAAAAACATCCTTCGACTGCTGTATCAGGAAACAGGGTATGCGGTCCGTTTGGTCGATTATCTGGGGGAAGACCTGGTATATCCCGACTTCCGGGAAATCCCGGAACATCCGCTTATCTTTTCTCATCCGATCGTCGTCCTGGACGTACAAGTGGGTGAGCTGCAAATGAGCGGTTCCACCGCACCGACCGACTTCGCACGACTGGTCATGGAACGCGCGGCTACGGCACTCGCCCAGGAACTGTTGCGGAGCATTTCGTTGGAAGAACGCCGGTTGCGAGTGACACAAGAGTGGATGGATCACCTGATTGAATCGGGTTCGACCCGACCTCCCAAGGAGCTTTCCGCAGCAGTCGATCAAGGCGGACAACTCGCGATTGGTGCGGTTGAGCCCCGCCATGGAAACGACCCGGAATACAACCGTGTGGAAACCATGCAAAACATCGCCTTGCTGAAGTGGACGCACACCATACGAACTGAATTAACACCGCTGGGCATCGGTGTATGGACCGCTCCGCGCGAAGGACTTTGGGTGCTGGTTCTCGCCGACCTGACTCCCTCCGCCAACCTGTCGTTTCAGGACCGGTTGCGCCGCGGATTCGACCGTTTGTCCGTGCAATCTCTCAACTGGTCTCATCTCGCTCCCTTTGAATGGAAAGCGGGTGTCAGTCTGGCTTTTAATCGCTGGGAGCAAGCGCCTCAAGCGTGGCGGCAAGCCGTTGCGGCCTTGTCCCTCATCAAGCCCGCCACTGATGCCCCGGCTGACGACGGGGAAAGCATTTCGTCGGCACCTGTCGTCTACTGCGAGGATCTCCACGCTTGGCAGTTGTTTTTGCAGGTATCTCCCGCCGTTTTGGCGCAATACGTGGAGGCCCAAATCGGGCCGCTTTTGGCGTACGACCGGGAACACGGCACCCAACTGACCAAAACCCTGGAAGTGTATCTGGCTGAAAACCTCTCCAAACAGCAGACGGCCAACGCTTTGTACATTCATCGCCAAACACTGTACTATCGGTTGGAACAAATCGGGCAATTGCTGGGAAAAGATTGGGACTCCCCAGATCGTCGCCTCGCGTTGGAGACTGCTTTATCGGCACATCGGTTTCTCCAGGCACAAAGGAGATGAAGGGAAGGGGACTGTGTTTTCCCGGGAGATCGACTGACCAATCCCTTCCAAAAGCAGAACCAGTGGCGCAGGATTCAATCGCGCGGGCAATTTCTCCAAACGGACTTTGCCCGCGTCCCGCGTTCTCTCAGGACGGAGCGGCCGTCATATGCTTGCCGACAATGCGGGGGATATGGACAACATTTCCTTTGCAAAAACACCCCCACACAGCCCAAGCCGTGTGAGGGATCAAACAGGGAAAAAGAGGTTGTCATCACAAGGGATTAAACTGTCAGCTTGCTGCCCAAAGCTTCCTCAGGCGAAACGTAGTCCATGTCGAACGATTCGGCTACACCACGGTGCGTGATGTGACCTGCCGCCACGTTGACACCGCGCAACAGCGCGGGATCTTCATGCAGTTTTCCTTCGGCGAGCCGCAATACATAAGACAAGGTTGCATTGGTCAAGGCCAGCGTAGAGGTTCGCGGCACCGCACCGGGCATATTGGCCACGGAATAATGGACGACGCCATCCACCGTATAGGTGGGTTGCTCATGCGTGGTGACCCGGTCCGCCGTTTCGACGCATCCCCCTTGGTCCACGGCCACATCGACGATCACCGATCCGGGTTTCATTTTGGCGACCATGTCCCGCGTCACCAATTTCGGTGCGCGTTTACCGGGGATCAAAACTGCCCCGATCACCAAATCCGCTTGCTGCACTGCTTCTTCGATGTTGTAGCGGTTCGACATCAATGTACGGACACGACCGCCGAAGAGGTCGTCCAGTTCGCGCAGACGTTGCCCGTTCACATCCAGAATCGTCACTTGGGCACCCAGACCAACCGCCATTTTCGCGGCATTGGTTCCCACCACACCGCCGCCCACGATCACCACATTGGCCGGGGGAACGCCGGGTACACCACCCAAAAGGACACCCAATCCTCCTTTGGGCTTTTCCAACGATTGGGCACCCACCTGAACCGACATCCGTCCCGCCACTTCGCTCATCGGTGCCAACAGCGGCAATGCGCCGTTGTCGAGCTGTACCGTTTCATAAGCAACCGCCGTGACACCCGATTGCACCAACGCATCCGTCAACGCCCGATCAGCCGCCAGATGCAGATACGTAAACAGCAACAAATCGCTCCGGAAATAGCGGTACTCCTCCGGCAGCGGCTCTTTGACTTTCAACACCATATCCGCCGACCAAGCTTCTTCCGCGGACACCATTTGCGCCCCGGCCCGTACGTACTCCTCGTCGGCAAAACCGCTTCCCACTCCGGCTCCCTGTTGGACCCATACTTCGTGCCCGGCATCCTTGAGTGCCTGTACTCCCGCCGGGGTGATGGCCACCCGATATTCTCTGTTTTTGATCTCTTTCGGTACACCGACCCTCATCAGCCGTTCCTCCTGTTTCAGATCTTGCAACCGCTTACTGTTCTTAACGTTATCAAAGGGGAAACTAGGTGAAATCAGACAAATTGTAAGAAAAAAGATGGTTGTAATTGGACATTCTCATTTGCAAGACAACAATGCCATTCCGAACACACATGTGCCGAGAATTTTTGGAATTTCCCGCCGCCGTTTCCTTACTGATGCAATTAACACCTGAAGATGTGGTGGAGCAACTGAAGAAAAGAGAGCGTGCTCTTGAAGGGGCACTGGCTCGAATTGAAAACCAGTTGCAGACAGCAATGGCGGAGGGGCTTCCTCGCTTGTTTTTGCTTGAGACCGAGTATCAACGTGCGATGTTCATGACCGAATGGAATGGGTTCGATCCATCATTGACGATATACAAACGGAAAAACTGCAATGGGATGAGCAATGGCTACGTACCATAGCAACAAAATTCTCCAATAGGTGAATTGGGTATGAATGAGAAGTTGTGTGATGGAGGAGGTCCGGGTTTTGTTGGAGAAAGAATGCAGCGACGAAACCCTGTTTGTCATGTTCAAGGGGATGCTCGGGATATAGGAAACAAAAAGGAGAGAACGCATATGTCCGATCAAGCCACAAAAGGATATAAAGGAATTGGAATGGAAGGTCCCATTGCCAGGTGGTATGCGAAAAATACCCGAAAAAGCATCGCGGGTTACAAAAACGATGCAAAAAAAGTTGCGGCATGTCTTCCGGAAAAAGCTGATATTCTCGAGATTGCCCCGGGACCGGGATATTTATCCATCGAACTTGCCAAACTCGGCAACTACAAAATAACCGGTTTGGATATCAGTAAAACGTTCGTGGAGATTGCACGCGAAAATGCGAAGGAAGCAGGTCTTGAAATCGACTTTCGCCAAGGGGATGCAGCCCGGATGCCCTTTGATAGCGAAACATTTGATTTGATCATCTGCAGAGCGGCCTTTAAGAACTTTTCACAGCCAATCATTGCCCTTGACGAGATGAATCGCGTGTTGAAGGCCGGCGGAAAAGCGGTGATCCTCGATTTGCGGGGAGATGTTTCCCATGAGGCAATCGACAAACATGTAGAAGAGGATTTGGGCCTCACCGGAATCAATCGTTTATTTACAAAATGGGTTTTTAAGTTCAGTCTCATGAAACGGGCTTACACAAAAGATCAGTTCAGGGAAATGGTGTCCAAAAGCAGGTTTACGAAATGTAAGATTCAAGAGGATCCGACTGGGATTGGATTGGAGGTATGGCTGGAAAAGTGACTTCTCCTTCATCCTGTCTCGAAGATCGAAAGCTGTGATTCCTTCCTTGAGAGAACAGGGACGTTGCTCCGATCGTGACTTTTTGCCCCGACACATGATCACTGAATGGACATGCAACATACGGGTCAGATATTCTGCTGAATTTTCGAGTGAGAAAAGAAGAGAATATATCGCTCGGTATATGGACCATGCTGACAGGGCTTTTGGCCTTGGCTGGAATCATCAGTTGGATCGGGAAAAAAAGATCAAAAAAATTAAGTATGAATCAGAAAAAAGGCTGGCTGATTGCCCATATCCTCTCTGTTATCATTTATTTCAGCGGTCTGATTGGCACACTTCTATTGGCGGTTTCCACAAAATTCACTGCTGATCGTGCGCTCATCCATGCCGCACACTTGTTTATTCAGTTTTTTGACTGGTTTCTCATTATTCCCGGTGCGTTTGCCTCCCTCATTACGGGAGTTTGGCTGGCGGTACGAACGCATTGGGGAATGACAAAATATTATTGGGTGATGGCGAAATGGCTCGGGAATATTACAGCCATTGTATTCGGCGGCAATTTCATGCGAATATGGATCCATGACAATTTTGAACCGATTTTCTCAAGTTCACTTCACCCTCTGCAAAATCCCTTGTATCTTGAAAACAGGGAGATGCTGTTTACAGGCACTGCCATCAGTTTCGCCATCTTACTGTTTTTGGTTGTGATCTCATATCTGAAACCATGGGGAAAAAGGAAAGGGATTCACAAAACAACGACGTAACTTAGATAGTCTTACGGGTCACTGGTCACAACCCAACAGGATCCTATTTACCCTATACACATATCATGGATTTTACCCAGCGTTTTTTGCTGGTGTTTTTGCTGTTGACGGGTCCAACAAATGGAAAACGCCCGCGAAACAGTTTTCGCGGACGCCAGGTGACGATACATTCAAGTGTTCGTTTCCAGCGTCTTTCAGTGAAAGAATCAACGGCCCTCCGACTGCAAAACACCATTGACTGGTGCGTATTTTCATCCCACAGGCTCTTCCTCTTCCCGTTTGACCTGTACAGGCTCGGGAGAGAGACAGTCGTTGCGGATCAGATCATCCAACGTCTCCCGGCGGACGACAACCTGCGCTCGGCCGTCCCGGACGAAAACCACGGCAGGCCGCCGGATGCGGTTGTAGTTGTTGGCCATGCTGTAGTTGTAAGCCCCCGTACAGCTGACTGCCAGAATATCTCCCGTTCGGGGTGACGGCAGAGGCAGGTCCCAGATCAACATATCTCCGCTCTCGCAACATTTGCCGGCGATCGAAACGACTTCCGCCGGTTCTTCCGCAGCACGATTCGCAAGTAATGCCTCATATTTGGCTTGGTACAACGCCGGACGCAGGTTGTCCGTCATTCCCCCATCCACGGCGACATATTTGCGTACACCGGGTACCTCTTTCATCGTCCCTACCGTATAGAGCGTGGTCCCCGCCTCACCGACAATGCTGCGGCCCGGTTCCAGCCAGACTTCCGGGATCACCGGTTCTCCGGCAAACGCCGCTTTCACCGCATCGGCGATGGCTTGAACATACCGGCGGATCGGCAGAGGATGATCCCCTTTTTGATAACGAATGCCAAACCCGCCGCCCAGATTCAGAATACGGGTTTCCACCCGGAGCGTTTCCCTGCATTTACGGGCAAAGGCGGCCATCTTATCCACCACCAGACGGAATCCGTCCGTTTCGAAAATTTGTGAGCCGATATGGCAGTGAAACCCTTCCAATGACAGATGTGCCGCGTCCCGAGCCAATTTGGCAGCCTCGATCGCTTGTCCGCTGGCCAGATCAAAGCCAAACTTGGAATCTTCCTGGCCGGTTTGGATGTATTCGTGCGTATAAGCTTCAATTCCGGGCGTCACGCGAAGCAATACGCGGGCGTTCATCCCTTTTTCGCCTGCCAGATCGTTCAACATGGACAACTCCACGAAATTGTCCACGATAAACAGCCCAATCCCGGCGTTCAACGCCATCTCCAATTCAAACGGCGTTTTGTTGTTGCCGTGAAAATGAATATGTTCGGGCGGAAAGCCGGCCCGAAGCGCCGTATGCAACTCTCCGTCCGAGACGACATCCAGGTGAAGTCCCTCTTCAGCGACAAGTCGGCACATGGCCAAGGTGCAAAACGCTTTGCTGGCATAAGCCACCTGATGAGGCAATCCCGTCTCGGCCATCGCGGACCGAAATTCTCTTATCCGTTTTCGGATCAACTCTTCGTCCATCACATACAGCGGTGTGCCGAAACGGCGTGCCAATTCGACTGTATCGCATCCCCCGATTTCGAGGTGACCGTATTCGTTGATGCGGCTGGTACCATGCAAATACACCGTTGTCTCCTCCCGTAAACCTGTAGACAGTCCGTGCTTTCACACAGTGTCGTATTATTGATATTCATTATATCTCAGATGGCTTGGGGATCAACAAAAAATCGGTGCACATGCATATTGAGATGCAAAAAAAGGCGAATCGGTCAGCGAATCGCCAACAAAGTGAAAGGTCAGTACGGAAAGGCCACCGCTTGTCACAAAATCGATCTCTCAACACCCAACTCCCCGTTGGCATGTTGCAAAATCAGCTCCACCGCCTTGGTCGTCACCGGTGCTCCCCATTCCGCCCGATCATGGTCTTCCATCTTGCCGATGTCACCGATCCCGACGACGATCGGCACTTCGATCCGGTTTAAGACATCCACTGTATCTCCATAGATACGAAGCGGTTCTCGGTGCAACTCATGTCCATCCTTGTCCACCCGATGATGAACGATATTGCCATCCTGGTCCAACGCCACATCCACCGGTGTGCCATACACTTTCCGGCTGTCGGATGCCACGGCGATCACACCCAGCACCTCGATGTCGGGATGGTTGGCCACATACTCCAATGCGCGCTCTCCCCGCCCCTTTTGATTCCACCCGCAATCATCAAACATGACCAATACAGGATCATGCTTGGCCGAACGGATCATCTCCACGATTTCCTCCCCGCTCAACGGGGTTGGATTTCCCGCTGAGGCAGAGATACACCGTCCTCCCACCTGACGGGCCGCTTCCTCGACGGTCGCTTGCGCCGCACGGTCGCCGTCCGTGATCAGAATCACCTTTCGCTTGGGCATGTAGGCTCATCCTTTCGGCTTAAAGATTACCGCCGTCAAGAAACCGAAAATGATGGCCGCGGAAATCCCCGCGCTGGTGATTTGGAAAATGCCCGACAACACCCCGATCGGTCCGCTGTTCTTCGCCTCCTGCAATGCACCGTGAACCAATGCGTTGCCAAAACTGGTGATGGGGACTGTCGCACCCGCTCCGGCAAATTTGATGAGCGGTTCGTACAATCCGATCCCATCGAGAATCGCTCCTGCCACGACCAAAATACTCAGCACATGAGCCGGCGTGAGCGGTGTCAAATCCATCAACAATTGCCCGATCACACAAATCAAGCCACCGATCAAAAATGCAGTCCAAATCGTGCCCACTCTTGCTTCCCTCCATTTCACAAGTGAAACATCAGCCATTGAAAAAGCGATCCCGCCACTTTCCCCATCGCCATGGCCATCAAAAGATAGAGCAAGGCGTCCTGCATTGCCAGCCGCTTGGCCAAGATGGGCAAAACGTTGATCACCTCAGTCAACGCCGCGGCCAACAAACCGACAAAACAACCCGCCAACAATCCAACCACGGCCGTCAACCAAATGGGACCGTCAAATGACCACCCTCTCAGATCCAACCACGTTGCCGTAACAGCCCCCGCGACAATGGCAGATTCGTATGCATGAATCCGATCAGGGGTCTTGGACAACTGAGCCAGACGCGGTACGATATCCAACACCGTAATAAAAGCGACAAACCCGCTTCCTACCGCAATCCCGCCTGCAAAGCCGATCCCGATCAGCAATGCGCATTGCGACACGATCATAATCGGCTCCGCTCTTTTTGTTTTTCGTGTTCGATGACATATTGATCCAGATTTTCCTGGTACAAATACATTTCCAACTCCAACGGACTGGGTTCGTCATTTAACCGCCGTTTGAACAGATGGTTAAAAAAGACGATCATCCCGATCCCGATGCCGAATGAATACGGAATTTGCAACACCAGCGGTTCCTGTACACGTTGTCCCGTCATCAGGTAGTAGATGCGTTGATGAACTTCCCTCATGCTGACATCGGTGTGAAAATTCATGATGGCCAAAGCCGAACCCACAAACAACAGCAACCATACACCCGCCACCCACCACCGTCGCGGTCTGATACGATCCGATTGCAATTCGATGATGACTTGCGCCGGACCGATACTGCGCACATCAAGACCTGGAAACGCCGATCGGATTCGACGAACCACTTCGATCAGGTCCAGCACCGCCAGGTTTCCGTCTTTCAAGCCTGGTTCATATACCGGGATCTCCTCAACTGCGGCATGCGGTTCATCCACAATGACTTGTGCCACATCACGCAACCGCAGAATCTGCCCCGGACGAGCGGTCACTTTTTTGCGGAGACGGACATAGACCATGGAAGACACCCGGGACAACTCCTTTCCGTCCACTGTCTGGAGTTAGTATGAAACGGAACCGCCCGGAACATGCAAAGAAAAAAGCACCTCTCGGTGCTCGGGTTGTTGACAAAGTCCGCAGGCCCGAATTCCCTGTCTTCATCTCCGTATGACAAGGAAAGCTGCTATGCTAAACTGATGGTGGCTGAATTCGGACAAACGATCCTCCTCAGCTTGGTGATTGAGAAGCGAGTGGAGAAAACGGCTCACCCGATATCGCGAGTAATTTGACCACTTTGTCAACAGCCCAAGTACCTCCCGGAGCTTTCAATCGTCCGTGGTGGTGTCCATTTCCTCTCTCATTTTGCGGATGATCTTCTTCTCCAACCGGGACACCTGGACTTGCGAAATACCCAACCGCTCCGCCACTTCCGACTGTGTCTGGTCCTTATAGTAACGCAAGTACACGATCAATCGTTCCCGCTCGTTCAATCGGTCGATCGCTTCCCGCAACGCCATGGTGTCAAACCAAACTTGTTCCTTCTCATCGGCAATCTGATCCATCAGCGTAATCGGGTCTCCATCGTTTTCATACACCGTTTCGTGAATGGATGCGGGAGACCGATTGGCTTCCTGCGCGAACACGATCTCTTCCGGCGGCACCTGCAATACATCAGCGATTTCCTGAACGGTCGGTGCCCGTCCCAATTCTTTGGCCAAATCGTCCTTCACTTTCCGAATGCGATTGGCCAACTCCTTGAGGGATCGGCTGACTTTGACCATCCCGTCGTCACGGAGAAAACGTTGGATCTCGCCGATAATCATCGGCACCGCATACGTGGAAAATTTCACGTCATATGACAGGTCAAATTTGTCAATCGCTTTGAGCAGCCCGATCGAGCCGATTTGAAACAGGTCCTCCGCTTCATATCCCCTGTTCATAAACCGCTGAACCACCGACCACACGAGGCGGATGTTATGCCGAACCAACCGGTTGCGCGCGTCATCATCTCCATCCTGACTCATCCGAATCAACTTTTTGACCTCTTCATCCGACAGGTGGGGGTGCTTGGCGTTGCGTACGTCCGCATCCATGGGCAACCCTCAATTGCTCATCGTTTGATGATGGGTTTTGAGCTGCTTGACCAACCGTACCGTCGTGCCGTAGCCGGGGCGTGAGAGGATTTCCACTTCGTCCATGAAATTTTCCATGATGGTAAATCCCATGCCGGACCGCTCCAGCTCCGGTTTGGATGTATAAAGCGGCTGGCGTGCCTGATGGATGTCCGTGATCCCCACCCCTCGATCCTCGATCACAATGCTGACCTTGGAACCTTCGATTTCGGTCCGGATGGTGATGATACCGTCCTCCCGTCCCTCATATCCGTGGATGATGGCATTGGTAACCGCCTCGGACACCACGGTTTTGATATCCGTCAACTCCTCCATCGTCGGGTCCAGTTGTGAGATAAAGGAAGCGACTGCCACCCGTGCAAAAGATTCATTTTCCGACCGGCTGGCAAACCGCAATTCCATGAAGTTGTTATGTATGCGGTTCATGATGCCACCTCACAAGCCGAAATCGCTGCCTGTTCTGAGTCATATCGTTCCAATATTTTAAATAATCCGGATAGCTCAAACAATCGGGTGATTGACGGATGGACCGCACACAGCACCATCTTCCCTCCGAGTTGGGAAATTCGTTTGATCCGCCCCAGTATGACACCCAAGCCGGAACTGTCCATGAAAGTGAGTTGGGACAAGTTCAATACCAAGTCCGTATATAAGCCGGTCGACAGCTCCTCTTCAATCCGGGTTCTTAGCTGTTCAGCAGTGTGATGGTCCAATTCTCCCGACAACCGCACGACCAAAATGTGACGGTGCCGAGCCACATCAACGGCGAAGCTCAATCATCCTCACTCCCCTCTTTTTTCACCCACTATTTC from Polycladomyces zharkentensis carries:
- a CDS encoding PucR family transcriptional regulator, whose translation is MDIQSPLTVSDILKRPLFRHAKVAAGSRGLNREVKWVHILEIMDGSSYVRGNEMILMTGVGLGEEKELKVQFVRELWESGVSALAIELVHQFVHLSEEAKAFADQHAFPIIVFEEPVSFIEITQDIHGDLIHRHHRQLLALERLSHQFHQLVLKPQGVKNILRLLYQETGYAVRLVDYLGEDLVYPDFREIPEHPLIFSHPIVVLDVQVGELQMSGSTAPTDFARLVMERAATALAQELLRSISLEERRLRVTQEWMDHLIESGSTRPPKELSAAVDQGGQLAIGAVEPRHGNDPEYNRVETMQNIALLKWTHTIRTELTPLGIGVWTAPREGLWVLVLADLTPSANLSFQDRLRRGFDRLSVQSLNWSHLAPFEWKAGVSLAFNRWEQAPQAWRQAVAALSLIKPATDAPADDGESISSAPVVYCEDLHAWQLFLQVSPAVLAQYVEAQIGPLLAYDREHGTQLTKTLEVYLAENLSKQQTANALYIHRQTLYYRLEQIGQLLGKDWDSPDRRLALETALSAHRFLQAQRR
- the ald gene encoding alanine dehydrogenase, which produces MRVGVPKEIKNREYRVAITPAGVQALKDAGHEVWVQQGAGVGSGFADEEYVRAGAQMVSAEEAWSADMVLKVKEPLPEEYRYFRSDLLLFTYLHLAADRALTDALVQSGVTAVAYETVQLDNGALPLLAPMSEVAGRMSVQVGAQSLEKPKGGLGVLLGGVPGVPPANVVIVGGGVVGTNAAKMAVGLGAQVTILDVNGQRLRELDDLFGGRVRTLMSNRYNIEEAVQQADLVIGAVLIPGKRAPKLVTRDMVAKMKPGSVIVDVAVDQGGCVETADRVTTHEQPTYTVDGVVHYSVANMPGAVPRTSTLALTNATLSYVLRLAEGKLHEDPALLRGVNVAAGHITHRGVAESFDMDYVSPEEALGSKLTV
- a CDS encoding class I SAM-dependent methyltransferase; the protein is MNEKLCDGGGPGFVGERMQRRNPVCHVQGDARDIGNKKERTHMSDQATKGYKGIGMEGPIARWYAKNTRKSIAGYKNDAKKVAACLPEKADILEIAPGPGYLSIELAKLGNYKITGLDISKTFVEIARENAKEAGLEIDFRQGDAARMPFDSETFDLIICRAAFKNFSQPIIALDEMNRVLKAGGKAVILDLRGDVSHEAIDKHVEEDLGLTGINRLFTKWVFKFSLMKRAYTKDQFREMVSKSRFTKCKIQEDPTGIGLEVWLEK
- a CDS encoding DUF2269 family protein, with amino-acid sequence MRKEENISLGIWTMLTGLLALAGIISWIGKKRSKKLSMNQKKGWLIAHILSVIIYFSGLIGTLLLAVSTKFTADRALIHAAHLFIQFFDWFLIIPGAFASLITGVWLAVRTHWGMTKYYWVMAKWLGNITAIVFGGNFMRIWIHDNFEPIFSSSLHPLQNPLYLENREMLFTGTAISFAILLFLVVISYLKPWGKRKGIHKTTT
- the lysA gene encoding diaminopimelate decarboxylase encodes the protein MYLHGTSRINEYGHLEIGGCDTVELARRFGTPLYVMDEELIRKRIREFRSAMAETGLPHQVAYASKAFCTLAMCRLVAEEGLHLDVVSDGELHTALRAGFPPEHIHFHGNNKTPFELEMALNAGIGLFIVDNFVELSMLNDLAGEKGMNARVLLRVTPGIEAYTHEYIQTGQEDSKFGFDLASGQAIEAAKLARDAAHLSLEGFHCHIGSQIFETDGFRLVVDKMAAFARKCRETLRVETRILNLGGGFGIRYQKGDHPLPIRRYVQAIADAVKAAFAGEPVIPEVWLEPGRSIVGEAGTTLYTVGTMKEVPGVRKYVAVDGGMTDNLRPALYQAKYEALLANRAAEEPAEVVSIAGKCCESGDMLIWDLPLPSPRTGDILAVSCTGAYNYSMANNYNRIRRPAVVFVRDGRAQVVVRRETLDDLIRNDCLSPEPVQVKREEEEPVG
- a CDS encoding stage V sporulation protein AE; the encoded protein is MPKRKVILITDGDRAAQATVEEAARQVGGRCISASAGNPTPLSGEEIVEMIRSAKHDPVLVMFDDCGWNQKGRGERALEYVANHPDIEVLGVIAVASDSRKVYGTPVDVALDQDGNIVHHRVDKDGHELHREPLRIYGDTVDVLNRIEVPIVVGIGDIGKMEDHDRAEWGAPVTTKAVELILQHANGELGVERSIL
- the spoVAE gene encoding stage V sporulation protein AE, with translation MGTIWTAFLIGGLICVIGQLLMDLTPLTPAHVLSILVVAGAILDGIGLYEPLIKFAGAGATVPITSFGNALVHGALQEAKNSGPIGVLSGIFQITSAGISAAIIFGFLTAVIFKPKG
- a CDS encoding stage V sporulation protein AB, with the protein product MIVSQCALLIGIGFAGGIAVGSGFVAFITVLDIVPRLAQLSKTPDRIHAYESAIVAGAVTATWLDLRGWSFDGPIWLTAVVGLLAGCFVGLLAAALTEVINVLPILAKRLAMQDALLYLLMAMAMGKVAGSLFQWLMFHL
- a CDS encoding stage V sporulation protein AA, whose amino-acid sequence is MVYVRLRKKVTARPGQILRLRDVAQVIVDEPHAAVEEIPVYEPGLKDGNLAVLDLIEVVRRIRSAFPGLDVRSIGPAQVIIELQSDRIRPRRWWVAGVWLLLFVGSALAIMNFHTDVSMREVHQRIYYLMTGQRVQEPLVLQIPYSFGIGIGMIVFFNHLFKRRLNDEPSPLELEMYLYQENLDQYVIEHEKQKERSRL
- the sigF gene encoding RNA polymerase sporulation sigma factor SigF yields the protein MDADVRNAKHPHLSDEEVKKLIRMSQDGDDDARNRLVRHNIRLVWSVVQRFMNRGYEAEDLFQIGSIGLLKAIDKFDLSYDVKFSTYAVPMIIGEIQRFLRDDGMVKVSRSLKELANRIRKVKDDLAKELGRAPTVQEIADVLQVPPEEIVFAQEANRSPASIHETVYENDGDPITLMDQIADEKEQVWFDTMALREAIDRLNERERLIVYLRYYKDQTQSEVAERLGISQVQVSRLEKKIIRKMREEMDTTTDD
- the spoIIAB gene encoding anti-sigma F factor; amino-acid sequence: MNRIHNNFMELRFASRSENESFARVAVASFISQLDPTMEELTDIKTVVSEAVTNAIIHGYEGREDGIITIRTEIEGSKVSIVIEDRGVGITDIHQARQPLYTSKPELERSGMGFTIMENFMDEVEILSRPGYGTTVRLVKQLKTHHQTMSN
- the spoIIAA gene encoding anti-sigma F factor antagonist is translated as MSFAVDVARHRHILVVRLSGELDHHTAEQLRTRIEEELSTGLYTDLVLNLSQLTFMDSSGLGVILGRIKRISQLGGKMVLCAVHPSITRLFELSGLFKILERYDSEQAAISACEVAS